In a genomic window of Halalkalicoccus sp. CG83:
- a CDS encoding DegT/DnrJ/EryC1/StrS family aminotransferase, whose amino-acid sequence MTIPIANPDIGEAEREGVVSVLESGYIASGDVVTTFEEEFADYCGAERAVATANGTAALHATYEALDVEGQAVVTTPFSFVATANSIRLAGGEPVFADIEPETYNLDPDAVEAILRERDDVAAIMPVHLYGLPADMRRFRELADDHDVALVEDAAQAHGASIDGQRVGSFGDAACFSFYPTKNMTTGEGGIVTTDDPEIEAGIREFINHGRNGGDAYAHVSVGHNLRLTNVAAALGRAQLDRLPAFTEARQENARRLTEGLADAPVETPTVPDGMEHVYHQYTVRTADRDGLRSALEEQGVDSAVYYPTCIHELEAYEGYSAETPAAKRATEEVLSLPVHPNVSTDDVDRIVEATTNAGIKHV is encoded by the coding sequence ATGACGATCCCGATCGCGAACCCGGACATCGGCGAGGCGGAACGAGAGGGGGTCGTCTCGGTCCTCGAGTCCGGCTACATCGCAAGCGGCGACGTCGTCACGACGTTCGAGGAGGAGTTCGCCGACTACTGCGGCGCCGAGCGCGCCGTCGCCACGGCAAACGGCACCGCCGCACTCCACGCCACCTACGAGGCGCTCGACGTCGAGGGTCAGGCCGTCGTCACGACGCCCTTCTCCTTCGTTGCCACCGCGAACTCGATCCGGCTTGCCGGCGGGGAGCCGGTCTTCGCCGACATCGAACCCGAGACGTACAACCTGGATCCCGACGCCGTCGAGGCGATCCTCCGCGAGCGTGACGACGTCGCGGCGATCATGCCGGTCCACCTCTACGGACTGCCCGCCGACATGCGCCGGTTCCGCGAGCTCGCGGACGATCACGACGTCGCGCTGGTCGAGGACGCTGCCCAGGCCCACGGTGCCTCCATCGACGGCCAGCGCGTCGGGTCGTTCGGCGACGCCGCCTGCTTCTCCTTCTACCCGACGAAGAACATGACCACCGGCGAGGGCGGGATCGTGACGACCGACGATCCCGAGATCGAGGCGGGGATCCGGGAGTTCATCAATCACGGGCGCAACGGCGGCGACGCCTACGCCCACGTCTCGGTCGGGCACAACCTCCGGCTGACGAACGTCGCCGCCGCCCTGGGACGCGCACAGCTCGATCGACTCCCCGCGTTCACCGAGGCCCGCCAGGAGAACGCCCGGCGGCTCACCGAGGGGCTCGCGGACGCCCCGGTCGAGACGCCGACGGTCCCCGACGGCATGGAACACGTCTACCACCAGTACACGGTCCGAACGGCGGACCGCGACGGACTCCGGTCGGCGCTCGAGGAGCAGGGGGTCGATAGTGCGGTCTACTACCCGACCTGCATCCACGAGCTCGAGGCGTACGAGGGGTACAGCGCGGAGACGCCGGCGGCGAAGCGAGCTACCGAGGAGGTGCTCTCGTTGCCGGTCCACCCGAACGTATCGACCGACGACGTCGATCGGATCGTTGAAGCAACCACGAACGCAGGTATCAAACATGTCTGA
- a CDS encoding LpxD N-terminal domain-containing protein, which translates to MTPSSTDVARFLDADHHGPEVTIHGVDALDAAGSEELAFCVYDDPEYVRDSDAGAIVCPPSIGPIDGRTLLFATDPKLAFVKATQEFFVEDREETTIHPTATVHEDATVGERTVIGPHVHVGERVEIGDGCTVRAGATLGTAGFGFARAGSGELYRQIHQGRVRIADNVEIGPNTSVDRAVFDETVIERGAKLSGQVHVAHQVRIGADTTVAYNSGFSGGATVGERATIHPHVAVATDVSIGDDAEVGMNAGVLEDVPDGTTVVGTPARPINPSHQ; encoded by the coding sequence ATGACTCCCAGTTCCACCGATGTCGCGCGGTTCCTCGACGCCGACCACCACGGGCCGGAGGTCACGATACACGGCGTTGACGCGCTCGACGCTGCCGGCTCCGAAGAGCTCGCGTTCTGCGTCTACGACGATCCGGAGTACGTCCGCGACTCCGATGCGGGTGCGATCGTCTGTCCGCCGTCGATCGGTCCGATCGACGGCCGTACCCTGCTCTTTGCGACCGACCCGAAGCTCGCCTTCGTGAAGGCGACACAGGAGTTCTTCGTCGAGGATCGCGAGGAGACGACGATCCACCCGACCGCGACCGTCCACGAGGACGCGACGGTCGGCGAGCGGACCGTGATCGGTCCGCACGTCCACGTCGGTGAACGGGTCGAGATCGGCGACGGCTGTACGGTTCGGGCAGGCGCGACCCTCGGAACCGCGGGCTTCGGGTTCGCACGCGCCGGATCTGGCGAACTGTACCGACAGATCCATCAGGGCCGCGTTCGAATCGCGGACAACGTGGAGATCGGGCCGAACACCTCCGTCGATCGGGCCGTCTTCGACGAGACGGTGATCGAACGCGGCGCGAAGCTCAGCGGGCAGGTGCACGTCGCACACCAGGTGCGGATCGGCGCCGACACCACGGTCGCGTACAACAGCGGGTTCTCCGGCGGCGCGACCGTCGGCGAACGGGCGACGATCCACCCGCACGTCGCCGTCGCGACAGACGTTTCGATCGGTGATGACGCCGAGGTCGGCATGAACGCCGGCGTTCTCGAGGACGTCCCAGACGGAACGACCGTGGTCGGCACCCCCGCACGTCCAATCAATCCCTCTCACCAATGA
- a CDS encoding polysaccharide deacetylase family protein: protein MTIDTSTSDQPLPAPVEFTYDWYERFLRRLLDAGYTPTDYGESLSAGDVILRHDVDFSPRKALTIGRIEADLGIESTYFVLMNSPLYNVFYKPVRSVLEELQSLGHTIGLHFSTHQYWNGEAPNEAVSERVGAERDALSAAVGEVSGAVSFHRPDEWLFRRSFDGFISTYEERFFTEIDYRGDSNQRWREQHPLAGERPEKLQILTHPGLWGEDDADFETRLYEETDNELERTRRFMHEQFIEKRYNVDEFRYQPER, encoded by the coding sequence ATGACGATCGACACATCCACCTCCGACCAGCCGCTTCCGGCTCCGGTCGAGTTCACCTACGACTGGTACGAACGATTCCTCCGCCGACTGCTCGATGCCGGTTACACGCCGACGGACTACGGCGAATCGCTCTCGGCCGGCGATGTGATTCTCCGACACGACGTGGACTTCTCGCCGCGGAAGGCGCTGACGATAGGGCGAATCGAGGCCGACCTCGGGATCGAATCGACCTACTTCGTACTGATGAACTCGCCGCTCTACAACGTCTTCTACAAGCCCGTCCGGAGCGTCCTCGAGGAGCTACAGTCGCTCGGTCACACGATCGGCCTTCACTTCAGCACCCACCAGTACTGGAACGGCGAGGCCCCGAACGAAGCCGTCAGCGAACGTGTGGGCGCCGAGCGCGATGCGCTATCGGCCGCGGTCGGCGAGGTGAGCGGGGCCGTCTCCTTTCACCGGCCCGACGAGTGGCTGTTCAGGCGATCGTTCGACGGATTCATCAGCACCTACGAGGAGCGGTTCTTCACGGAGATCGACTACCGCGGCGACTCGAACCAGCGCTGGCGAGAGCAACACCCGCTCGCGGGCGAGCGCCCCGAGAAGCTGCAGATCCTCACCCATCCGGGTCTGTGGGGCGAGGACGACGCGGACTTCGAGACCAGACTGTACGAGGAGACCGACAACGAGCTCGAACGGACGCGACGGTTCATGCACGAACAGTTCATCGAGAAGCGATACAACGTCGACGAGTTTCGATACCAACCGGAGCGATAA
- a CDS encoding winged helix-turn-helix transcriptional regulator, with product MKGNIDRAQRVAETVDLISKKWHPVIIQRLIEDGPLGFNELKERIEDVSAKVLTDSLEDLTENELVERTVISESPLRVEYELTETGRELQGAMEALATWGDRHLDPEPNPTVLIVDDDPRLLNMHADWLEDDYTVERAYDGQEAFRKLDESVDVVLLDRRMPGLSGEEVLERIRGWGIDCRVVMLSAVDPDFDVLDMGFDGYVVKPGFRDEIRDVITDVLARDMHEQPVQEYLALSAKEALLRAEKTRTELRENDAYVRLVERLERLETELDETTERATEDERLRALIGGPGEQ from the coding sequence GTGAAGGGCAACATCGATCGAGCACAGCGGGTCGCCGAGACCGTGGATCTCATCTCGAAGAAGTGGCATCCAGTGATCATCCAACGGCTGATCGAGGACGGACCGCTGGGCTTCAACGAACTCAAGGAACGAATCGAAGACGTCTCCGCGAAGGTGCTGACGGACAGCCTCGAGGATCTCACGGAGAACGAACTAGTCGAACGGACGGTGATCAGCGAGTCGCCGCTCCGGGTCGAGTACGAACTAACGGAAACGGGGCGGGAGCTACAGGGGGCGATGGAGGCGCTGGCGACGTGGGGCGATCGCCACCTCGATCCGGAGCCGAACCCGACGGTCCTCATCGTCGACGACGATCCGCGCCTACTCAACATGCACGCCGACTGGCTCGAGGACGACTACACCGTCGAACGAGCCTACGACGGTCAGGAAGCGTTTCGAAAGCTCGACGAGTCGGTCGACGTCGTCCTGCTCGACCGGCGCATGCCGGGTCTCTCCGGCGAAGAGGTGCTCGAACGGATCCGTGGCTGGGGAATCGACTGTCGGGTGGTGATGCTCTCGGCGGTCGATCCGGACTTCGACGTCCTCGACATGGGTTTCGACGGCTACGTCGTCAAACCCGGGTTCCGCGACGAGATCCGTGACGTGATCACGGACGTGCTCGCGCGTGACATGCACGAGCAGCCGGTCCAGGAGTACCTGGCGCTGTCGGCGAAGGAGGCGCTGCTTCGGGCGGAGAAGACCCGGACCGAACTCCGAGAAAACGACGCGTACGTTCGGCTCGTCGAGCGACTCGAGCGCCTGGAGACCGAACTCGACGAGACGACGGAACGGGCGACGGAGGACGAACGACTTAGGGCGCTGATAGGCGGCCCCGGCGAGCAGTAA
- a CDS encoding DUF1616 domain-containing protein, producing MRAHQWTLDLLSILVLGTTALVGILAVDLPWTSVRLALALPLVLLAPGYAFLSALFPERGDRGFDLLERLVLSVALSLAVVSIAAYLANFTPYGIRLAPVLIAVVGWSVTFAVIGLVRRARVAPPDRYRLQWNAGDSTLPTLFSVRQRGIHAQRGPFEPENGRQLLLNVFLVFSVVVLLGGGAYLAIAAPSLPDSEPHTEYYLLSEDGEGELTANDLPTELSTGSAEPIYVGIENQEGETQTYTTVVLQQEVTLADDGSTVESVESEEELDRFETTVEDGETQRTEYALTPTGSGDVHVWFLLYRGDVPDDPSPENADRTTRLTVTVS from the coding sequence ATGAGAGCCCATCAATGGACGCTGGATCTGCTCTCGATCCTCGTCCTCGGCACGACTGCCCTGGTGGGGATCCTAGCGGTCGATCTCCCGTGGACCTCGGTTCGGCTCGCGCTCGCGCTCCCTCTCGTCCTGTTGGCACCCGGTTACGCGTTCCTGAGTGCGCTCTTTCCCGAGCGCGGCGATCGTGGGTTCGACCTGCTCGAACGCCTCGTCCTCTCGGTCGCGCTCAGTCTCGCGGTGGTCTCGATCGCGGCGTATCTCGCGAACTTCACGCCGTACGGGATCCGGTTGGCACCGGTGTTGATCGCCGTCGTCGGCTGGTCGGTCACGTTCGCCGTGATCGGACTGGTGCGACGAGCGCGGGTCGCACCCCCGGACCGCTATCGGCTACAGTGGAACGCCGGCGACAGCACGCTCCCGACGCTGTTCTCGGTTCGACAACGCGGAATTCACGCTCAACGCGGCCCGTTCGAGCCCGAGAACGGCCGACAGCTCCTGCTCAACGTCTTCCTCGTCTTCAGCGTCGTCGTCCTGCTCGGCGGAGGGGCGTATCTGGCCATCGCGGCCCCGTCGCTGCCCGATTCGGAGCCACACACCGAGTACTACCTGCTCTCGGAGGACGGGGAGGGTGAACTAACCGCGAACGACCTGCCGACGGAGCTATCGACGGGTAGCGCCGAGCCGATCTACGTCGGAATCGAGAACCAGGAGGGCGAGACGCAGACCTATACGACCGTCGTGCTTCAACAGGAGGTAACGCTCGCTGACGACGGCTCGACCGTCGAGAGCGTCGAGAGCGAGGAGGAGCTCGATCGATTCGAAACGACCGTCGAGGACGGGGAGACCCAACGAACCGAGTACGCGTTGACTCCGACCGGCAGCGGCGACGTCCACGTCTGGTTCCTGCTCTATCGGGGCGATGTCCCTGACGACCCGTCACCCGAGAACGCGGACCGGACCACCCGACTGACGGTGACGGTCTCGTAG
- a CDS encoding helix-turn-helix transcriptional regulator, with protein sequence MGERTLLVVLAGVVLVCVAAGVVGVGSGVGSAAPIGDDTGGASGAAAGDGSPGVHAMDVSGPGYIDDQYETVGDHPGPPYVWSTEPLEVEAVLGGEEGAEYVVCASATDEEGNEIHDYGCQTTTVGADGEETVSFTTKWPDENEEGVWITVEAEHQGTGDRYYETTAVTLIHPEGDLSGDGLSNAREVELGTDFTTPDTSGNGLTDWEEVRVYGTDPLKADTTGDGVDDGTIARFPGNLDPTQPYVLHLYIGGILVVLGLLIVGGGALGWKAMQRYTGRTERDASAGDDRSEPPVSTESSPPSVESEASSPPSVETAGEGEGPPLTKEEEICRLLREHAGRMKQSQLVERTDWSQATVSRLLTRLEQEGTVTKLRVGRENIVELRDPESTERQGAADAQ encoded by the coding sequence ATGGGTGAGCGCACGCTCCTCGTCGTTCTGGCCGGCGTCGTCCTCGTCTGCGTCGCTGCCGGGGTCGTCGGCGTCGGATCGGGGGTGGGTTCGGCTGCTCCTATCGGGGACGACACCGGCGGTGCCAGCGGGGCGGCCGCCGGCGACGGCTCTCCGGGCGTCCACGCGATGGACGTCTCGGGACCGGGTTACATCGACGACCAGTACGAGACGGTCGGCGACCATCCCGGCCCGCCGTACGTCTGGAGTACCGAACCGCTCGAGGTCGAGGCCGTCCTCGGCGGCGAGGAGGGTGCCGAGTACGTCGTCTGTGCCAGCGCGACCGACGAGGAGGGGAACGAGATCCACGACTACGGCTGCCAGACCACGACGGTCGGAGCCGACGGCGAGGAGACGGTCTCGTTCACGACCAAGTGGCCGGATGAGAACGAGGAGGGCGTCTGGATCACCGTCGAGGCGGAACACCAGGGGACGGGCGACCGCTACTACGAGACCACGGCAGTGACGCTGATTCACCCTGAAGGCGATCTCTCCGGCGATGGTCTGAGCAACGCCCGCGAGGTCGAACTGGGAACCGACTTCACCACGCCCGACACCAGCGGTAACGGACTGACCGACTGGGAGGAGGTGCGGGTGTACGGTACCGACCCGTTGAAGGCCGACACCACCGGCGATGGAGTGGACGACGGGACCATCGCCCGCTTTCCGGGTAACCTCGACCCGACCCAGCCGTACGTTCTCCACCTCTACATCGGCGGCATCCTCGTGGTACTGGGTCTGTTGATCGTCGGCGGCGGGGCGCTGGGATGGAAGGCGATGCAGCGCTACACGGGGAGGACCGAACGCGACGCGAGCGCCGGCGACGATCGATCCGAACCACCGGTCTCGACGGAGTCCTCACCACCGTCCGTCGAATCGGAGGCGTCGTCACCGCCGTCGGTTGAGACGGCTGGTGAGGGCGAGGGGCCGCCGCTGACCAAGGAGGAGGAGATCTGTCGGCTGCTCCGCGAACACGCCGGACGGATGAAGCAGTCACAACTCGTCGAACGGACCGACTGGTCACAGGCGACCGTGAGTCGGCTGTTGACCCGACTCGAACAGGAGGGGACGGTCACGAAGCTCCGGGTCGGACGCGAGAACATCGTCGAACTCCGCGACCCCGAGTCGACCGAACGGCAGGGGGCCGCCGACGCCCAGTGA
- a CDS encoding glycosyltransferase family 2 protein codes for MYNDKTIAAVIPAYNEEPFIGEVIETLPEFIDRAYVIDDRSTDDTWAEIRHKADAVNEEGETTLDRVVPIRHAENKGVGGAIKTGYLHALEDEMDVTTVIAGDGQTEPDIVERIVAPVADGRADYSKGNRLLGQERRDMPLFRQIGNFTLTLITKIASGYWKIMDPQNGSTAISHEALDRVGIEEMYEGYGYCNDLLVRLNANNVRVADVKRRAVYKDEESDIDYKTYIPRVSGLLLRGFLWRLRTKYLVRDFHPLALFYYVGAATAGVGLLSGLKSAVDRDSGTSRGSSLVLFVLGWLFLLIAMVFDLEENEDLELLLYDEYE; via the coding sequence ATGTATAACGACAAGACGATCGCTGCGGTCATACCGGCGTACAACGAGGAGCCGTTCATCGGCGAGGTCATCGAGACGCTCCCCGAGTTCATCGACCGTGCGTACGTGATCGACGACCGTTCGACGGACGACACCTGGGCGGAGATCCGGCACAAGGCCGATGCGGTGAACGAGGAGGGCGAGACCACGCTCGATCGGGTCGTGCCGATCCGCCACGCGGAGAACAAGGGAGTCGGCGGCGCCATCAAGACGGGCTACCTCCACGCGCTCGAGGACGAGATGGACGTGACGACCGTGATCGCCGGCGACGGCCAGACCGAGCCCGACATCGTCGAACGGATCGTCGCGCCCGTCGCAGACGGCCGGGCCGACTACTCGAAGGGCAACCGACTGCTCGGTCAGGAGCGCCGTGACATGCCGCTGTTCAGACAGATCGGCAACTTCACCCTCACCCTGATCACCAAGATCGCCAGCGGCTACTGGAAGATCATGGACCCCCAGAACGGATCGACCGCCATCTCCCACGAGGCGCTCGATCGCGTCGGCATCGAGGAGATGTACGAGGGGTATGGCTACTGTAACGACCTGCTCGTCCGGCTCAACGCGAACAACGTCCGCGTCGCCGACGTCAAGCGACGTGCGGTCTACAAGGACGAGGAGAGCGACATCGACTACAAGACGTATATCCCGCGGGTGTCCGGGCTGCTCCTCCGAGGGTTCCTCTGGCGTCTGCGCACTAAGTACCTCGTGCGCGACTTCCACCCGCTCGCGCTGTTCTACTACGTCGGTGCGGCGACGGCCGGCGTGGGTCTGCTCTCCGGACTGAAGAGCGCGGTCGATCGCGATTCGGGAACCTCGCGCGGTTCGTCGCTCGTGCTGTTCGTCCTCGGCTGGCTGTTCCTCCTGATCGCGATGGTCTTCGATCTGGAGGAGAACGAGGACCTCGAACTGCTGCTCTACGACGAGTACGAGTAG
- a CDS encoding glycosyltransferase family 4 protein, with product MVAERLDVAFVPAECPGSEGSGATHSSTVYIERLSRRHDLTVYVSTQMDASDADLPARDRVEYVLHDRLPKLPHPIFTKIDALREESEALESHDLVHSYSSAFIPVLADLSVPTLMTLNSYLPVCPKADLLYHGERKCSGPGPLKCAGCVPATALKRRQGIEAELRQGYVSAGQIPFVRRSIERADEVTAYHALSPHLREDYADIGFPEEAITVIPHFYDDHFHRPAESPGEPTDPVSLLYVGALQDIKGVDTLVRALPLLREAGYDVELRIAGRGPYESTLRSLARELGVQGSIHWYGYVDHDELPDLYADSDAFVYPGVIDEPFGRVMLEALASQTPILSSDVGSMDYIVGPAGALFEPGDERSLVRAFESLHENYADHQEAISHQLERFSEERVIDSLSSLYADTALSSVDHEV from the coding sequence ATGGTAGCGGAGCGACTCGACGTGGCGTTCGTCCCCGCGGAGTGTCCCGGCAGCGAGGGCAGCGGCGCGACCCATAGTTCGACGGTCTACATCGAGCGGCTCTCACGCCGCCACGACCTGACCGTGTACGTCTCGACTCAGATGGACGCGTCCGACGCGGACCTGCCGGCCCGCGACCGGGTCGAGTACGTCCTTCACGACCGGCTCCCGAAGCTTCCCCACCCGATCTTCACGAAGATCGACGCGCTCCGCGAGGAGAGCGAAGCGCTCGAGAGCCACGACCTGGTCCACTCCTACTCCTCCGCGTTCATCCCCGTGCTGGCCGATCTCTCGGTTCCGACGTTGATGACGCTCAACTCCTATCTGCCGGTCTGTCCGAAAGCGGATCTCCTCTATCACGGCGAGCGCAAGTGTTCCGGCCCCGGTCCGCTCAAGTGCGCCGGCTGCGTCCCGGCGACGGCGTTGAAGCGCCGGCAGGGGATCGAGGCGGAGCTCCGGCAGGGTTACGTCTCGGCCGGACAGATCCCCTTCGTCAGACGGTCGATCGAGCGCGCCGACGAGGTCACCGCCTACCACGCGCTCTCACCGCATCTCCGCGAGGACTACGCCGACATCGGTTTTCCCGAGGAAGCGATCACCGTCATCCCTCACTTCTACGACGACCACTTCCATCGACCGGCGGAGTCACCGGGCGAGCCCACCGATCCGGTCTCGCTGCTCTATGTCGGCGCGCTTCAGGACATCAAGGGCGTCGACACGTTGGTTCGAGCGCTTCCTCTACTTCGCGAGGCCGGCTACGACGTCGAACTCCGGATCGCGGGTCGCGGACCGTACGAGTCGACGCTCCGTTCGCTCGCCCGTGAACTGGGCGTCCAGGGCTCGATCCACTGGTACGGCTACGTCGACCACGACGAACTCCCGGACCTGTACGCGGATTCGGACGCGTTCGTCTACCCCGGCGTGATCGACGAGCCGTTCGGCCGAGTGATGCTCGAGGCGCTCGCGAGTCAGACGCCGATCCTGAGTTCGGACGTCGGCAGCATGGACTACATCGTCGGACCGGCGGGTGCGCTGTTCGAACCGGGCGACGAGCGCTCGCTGGTTCGCGCCTTCGAGAGCCTCCACGAGAACTACGCCGATCACCAGGAGGCGATCTCCCACCAGCTCGAGCGCTTCTCCGAGGAACGGGTGATCGACTCGCTGAGTTCGCTGTACGCCGATACGGCACTCTCGTCGGTCGATCACGAGGTCTGA
- a CDS encoding polysaccharide deacetylase family protein: protein MDGEPAGYLVFTYDDGTIEDYEKTFRVHEEYDVPGCVAASPGMLGSSDDWVDPAQLREMYDAGWEVLSHTIKHRAIGEISVTEDVEAGDTEIAVASNRHGRYAGDPVALLDAEGIVAEAVVAGRNGSGDGQYIELEEPIETDVSGDDCYVRYTDEFTREILAESKAQLEEIVGEDQVTGFVYPYERHDGLAAEIVPEYYETTPRAFTGNGLNPSHGSDPFSISREYYEEGRMNEEELATFLDTVANEPDFGILASHSSYDTLTEERISTAIEMALERDIAIVTLQEALDVFGIVEAPDRSTEAADENADETDAPEETESQEREEDEEEQSEGRSPGSSTSSSRCSTRSLVPVSRTTT from the coding sequence GTGGACGGTGAACCGGCCGGCTATCTGGTGTTCACGTACGACGACGGCACCATCGAGGACTACGAGAAGACCTTCCGAGTGCACGAGGAGTACGACGTTCCCGGCTGTGTGGCGGCTTCTCCCGGGATGCTCGGCTCCTCGGACGACTGGGTCGATCCCGCCCAGCTCCGTGAGATGTACGACGCCGGCTGGGAGGTCCTCTCGCACACGATCAAACATCGCGCGATCGGAGAGATCTCGGTTACGGAGGACGTCGAGGCGGGAGACACCGAGATCGCCGTCGCCTCGAACCGTCACGGTCGCTATGCCGGCGACCCCGTTGCACTTCTCGACGCCGAGGGCATCGTCGCCGAAGCCGTCGTCGCCGGCCGGAACGGGAGCGGTGACGGCCAGTACATCGAACTCGAGGAGCCGATCGAGACGGACGTCTCGGGGGACGACTGCTACGTTCGATACACCGACGAGTTCACCCGCGAGATCCTCGCGGAGTCGAAGGCCCAGTTAGAGGAGATCGTCGGAGAGGACCAGGTAACGGGGTTCGTCTACCCCTACGAACGTCACGACGGTCTGGCGGCGGAGATCGTCCCCGAGTACTACGAGACTACGCCGCGTGCCTTCACCGGCAACGGACTCAACCCCTCTCACGGTTCGGATCCGTTCTCGATCTCCCGGGAGTACTACGAGGAGGGCCGGATGAACGAGGAGGAACTCGCGACGTTTCTCGATACGGTCGCGAACGAGCCCGACTTCGGGATCCTCGCCTCCCACAGCAGCTACGATACCCTCACCGAGGAACGGATCTCGACTGCGATCGAGATGGCGCTTGAGCGCGACATCGCGATCGTTACCCTCCAGGAGGCGCTCGACGTCTTCGGCATCGTCGAAGCACCCGATCGTTCCACCGAGGCAGCCGACGAGAACGCCGACGAAACCGACGCTCCGGAGGAGACCGAGAGCCAGGAGCGCGAAGAGGACGAGGAGGAGCAGTCCGAGGGCCGTTCGCCCGGTTCGTCGACTTCATCAAGTCGGTGTTCGACTCGATCGCTAGTTCCGGTGAGTAGAACGACAACATAG
- a CDS encoding ATP-binding response regulator, with amino-acid sequence MTGSTRPDRVVLIEDNPGDARLIEEMLAECRRSGEPTADVHHAESLAAGLDRLTTDEPDVVLLDLQLPDSSGLETLETLLDRVEGVPVVVLTGMPETALGIEAVANGAQDYLVKDDVTPEVLSRTIRYSIERKRTERELERRTEELTILNHLTRHDIRNDISLVVGRARELAEHVEPRGQSALDEIVQSSNHVLQLTRTVGDVVESISEEETDLRPVVLSRVLGIEIEKAQGLYQGAEISLEGDVAGVRVRANDLLSSVVGNLISNAVFYNDKAVPVVVLTVEADEEIVTLRVADNGPGIPDRRKDSVFAKGERGPGSAGMGIGLSLVDRLVERYGGEIHIEDNEPVGSVFRVELLRAPATNP; translated from the coding sequence ATGACGGGGTCGACTCGTCCCGACCGGGTCGTGTTGATCGAGGACAACCCCGGTGACGCTCGCCTGATCGAGGAGATGCTCGCCGAGTGCCGTCGTTCCGGCGAACCGACGGCTGACGTCCACCACGCGGAATCTCTCGCCGCCGGCCTCGATCGGCTCACCACCGACGAACCGGACGTCGTTCTGCTCGATCTCCAGCTTCCGGACAGCTCGGGTCTCGAGACTCTCGAGACGCTCCTCGATCGTGTCGAGGGCGTTCCGGTGGTCGTCCTGACGGGGATGCCCGAGACGGCCCTCGGTATCGAGGCCGTCGCCAACGGTGCACAGGACTATCTCGTAAAGGACGACGTGACCCCCGAGGTGCTCTCGCGGACGATCCGTTACTCGATCGAACGAAAGCGAACCGAGCGCGAACTCGAACGCCGAACCGAGGAGCTCACGATCCTGAACCACCTCACTCGTCACGACATCCGTAACGACATCAGCCTCGTCGTTGGTCGGGCGCGAGAGCTGGCAGAACACGTCGAACCCCGGGGTCAGAGTGCCCTCGACGAGATCGTTCAATCGAGCAACCACGTCCTCCAACTGACTCGCACCGTCGGCGACGTCGTCGAATCGATCTCGGAGGAGGAGACTGACCTTCGGCCGGTCGTGTTATCACGGGTGCTCGGGATCGAGATCGAGAAGGCCCAGGGATTGTATCAAGGCGCCGAGATCTCGCTCGAGGGCGACGTCGCGGGGGTTCGCGTTCGCGCGAACGATCTGCTCTCCTCGGTCGTGGGGAACCTGATCAGCAACGCCGTCTTCTACAACGACAAGGCGGTCCCCGTCGTCGTCCTCACCGTCGAGGCCGACGAGGAGATCGTGACCCTTCGCGTCGCGGACAACGGGCCCGGCATCCCCGACCGACGAAAGGACAGCGTCTTCGCGAAGGGCGAACGCGGTCCGGGGAGCGCGGGGATGGGAATCGGCCTCTCGTTGGTGGATCGTCTCGTCGAACGGTACGGAGGCGAGATCCACATCGAGGACAACGAGCCCGTCGGATCGGTTTTCCGTGTCGAGCTGCTTCGGGCGCCGGCCACGAACCCCTGA